In Phragmites australis chromosome 17, lpPhrAust1.1, whole genome shotgun sequence, the following are encoded in one genomic region:
- the LOC133897256 gene encoding probable hydroxyacylglutathione hydrolase 2, chloroplastic isoform X2 → MRMLSKACSIVASSLPRCSSSAAPTMRGQPSLLPSVRKQWLGKPLLYGIGTLLVMPLRTLQGVGRVFGAGRFLCDMTSVSSSLQIELVPCLRDNYAYILHDVDTGTVGVVDPSEAMPIINALEKRNQNLTYILNTHHHYDHTGGNLELKAKYGAKVIGSEKDKDRIPGIDITLKEGDTWMFAGHQVFVLETPGHTSGHVCYYFAGSGAIFTGDTLFNLSCGKLFEGTPQQMYSSLQKIIALPDETKVYCGHEYTMSNSKFALSVEPGNKELQEYAANAADLRNKNIPTVPTTIGREKQCNPFLRTSNPEIKRTLSIPDHFDKDRVLEVVRRAKDNF, encoded by the exons ATGAGGATGCTGTCGAAGGCGTGCTCGATCGTGGCCTCCTCCCTTCcgcgctgctcctcctccgccgcccccACG ATGAGGGGGCAGCCGTCCTTGCTGCCGAGCGTGCGGAAGCAATGGCTTGGGAAGCCGTTGCTGTATGGAATCGGTACCCTGCTGGTCATGCCGCTGAGGACGCTGCAAGGTGTGGGGCGGGTGTTCGGCGCAGGACGGTTCCTCTGCGACATGACCAGCGTCTCCTCGTCACTGCAAATTGAGCTT GTACCCTGCCTTCGAGATAATTATGCATATATCCTGCATGATGTTGATACTGGAACAGTTGGAGTCGTGGATCCTTCTGAGGCTATGCCTATTATAAATGCATTGGAAAAGAGAAACCAGAACTTGACTTATATACTGAACACCCATCATCACTATGACCATACTGGTGGAAACTTGGAACTGAAGGCAAAATATGGTGCAAAG GTAATTGGTTCTGAGAAGGATAAGGATAGAATTCCAGGCATTGACATCACTCTTAAGGAGGGTGACACATGGATGTTTGCCGGTCATCAAGTTTTTGTACTGGAAACTCCTGGACATACATCAG GTCATGTGTGCTATTATTTTGCTGGTTCTGGGGCCATATTTACAGGTGACACCTTGTTCAATCTATCATGCGGAAAGCTTTTCGAAGGGACTCCACAGCAG ATGTATTCTTCACTCCAGAAAATTATAGCTCTGCCTGATGAGACGAAAGTATACTGTGGACATGAATATACTATG AGCAATTCAAAGTTTGCCTTGAGTGTAGAACCAGGAAATAAAGAATTACAGGAATATGCTGCAAATGCAGCTGATCTGCGCAATAAAAATATACCCACG GTGCCAACAACAATTGGGAGAGAGAAGCAGTGCAATCCTTTCTTGCGGACCTCCAATCCAGAAATTAAGAGAACTCTGTCCATTCCAGATCATTTCGACAAAGACCGTGTGCTTGAAGTTGTCCGTCGAGCAAAAGATAACTTTTGA
- the LOC133897256 gene encoding probable hydroxyacylglutathione hydrolase 2, chloroplastic isoform X1: MRMLSKACSIVASSLPRCSSSAAPTVTSPSSPRSSSRDFSVVIGGGLDLGLWFSSERVAAATASMRGQPSLLPSVRKQWLGKPLLYGIGTLLVMPLRTLQGVGRVFGAGRFLCDMTSVSSSLQIELVPCLRDNYAYILHDVDTGTVGVVDPSEAMPIINALEKRNQNLTYILNTHHHYDHTGGNLELKAKYGAKVIGSEKDKDRIPGIDITLKEGDTWMFAGHQVFVLETPGHTSGHVCYYFAGSGAIFTGDTLFNLSCGKLFEGTPQQMYSSLQKIIALPDETKVYCGHEYTMSNSKFALSVEPGNKELQEYAANAADLRNKNIPTVPTTIGREKQCNPFLRTSNPEIKRTLSIPDHFDKDRVLEVVRRAKDNF, from the exons ATGAGGATGCTGTCGAAGGCGTGCTCGATCGTGGCCTCCTCCCTTCcgcgctgctcctcctccgccgcccccACGGTCACCTCTCCCTCCTCACCTCGCTCTTCCTCGCGCGATTTTTCGGTGGTTATCGGTGGGGGTTTGGATCTGGGGCTGTGGTTTTCGTCGGAACGCGTCGCCGCTGCAACTGCCTCG ATGAGGGGGCAGCCGTCCTTGCTGCCGAGCGTGCGGAAGCAATGGCTTGGGAAGCCGTTGCTGTATGGAATCGGTACCCTGCTGGTCATGCCGCTGAGGACGCTGCAAGGTGTGGGGCGGGTGTTCGGCGCAGGACGGTTCCTCTGCGACATGACCAGCGTCTCCTCGTCACTGCAAATTGAGCTT GTACCCTGCCTTCGAGATAATTATGCATATATCCTGCATGATGTTGATACTGGAACAGTTGGAGTCGTGGATCCTTCTGAGGCTATGCCTATTATAAATGCATTGGAAAAGAGAAACCAGAACTTGACTTATATACTGAACACCCATCATCACTATGACCATACTGGTGGAAACTTGGAACTGAAGGCAAAATATGGTGCAAAG GTAATTGGTTCTGAGAAGGATAAGGATAGAATTCCAGGCATTGACATCACTCTTAAGGAGGGTGACACATGGATGTTTGCCGGTCATCAAGTTTTTGTACTGGAAACTCCTGGACATACATCAG GTCATGTGTGCTATTATTTTGCTGGTTCTGGGGCCATATTTACAGGTGACACCTTGTTCAATCTATCATGCGGAAAGCTTTTCGAAGGGACTCCACAGCAG ATGTATTCTTCACTCCAGAAAATTATAGCTCTGCCTGATGAGACGAAAGTATACTGTGGACATGAATATACTATG AGCAATTCAAAGTTTGCCTTGAGTGTAGAACCAGGAAATAAAGAATTACAGGAATATGCTGCAAATGCAGCTGATCTGCGCAATAAAAATATACCCACG GTGCCAACAACAATTGGGAGAGAGAAGCAGTGCAATCCTTTCTTGCGGACCTCCAATCCAGAAATTAAGAGAACTCTGTCCATTCCAGATCATTTCGACAAAGACCGTGTGCTTGAAGTTGTCCGTCGAGCAAAAGATAACTTTTGA